A portion of the Homalodisca vitripennis isolate AUS2020 chromosome 2, UT_GWSS_2.1, whole genome shotgun sequence genome contains these proteins:
- the LOC124355364 gene encoding bromodomain-containing protein 7-like isoform X2, giving the protein MALVSEDDFGPKKHKKHKRERNEDKPGLRLILKVGSSSTPEHSNDSHGPGFGGDEESMQSVGSLHPGRPEDRLHKKAKKKKKKKEKDKDKDRDKHDKKKKHHHKEKRKRLRDESSQDDVSVGEESLQEPPPSKRAAVDKTPDVGDTPMLGSPGSNREPRLCVQLLRQRQELMSAKSPLQKLLDNLQQSLEKKDPQQFFAWPVTDQIAPGYSQIIHQPMDFSTMHQKIEDNSYGTLKDYVDDFKQMCGNAMIYNHPETIYYKAAKRLLHAGLKLVCEEKLRALAVTSPWILQIPAHQLGVELGTGGIRGDSEREEEEETPAPAQPARRGPNYLPESKFEAIPDDLTAEEVLEQTRKAAQKVRQRLDLKKVNTKKDGTTSLAILVPGEGLDPESNERPVCLGQLIGKIPHGSGALQGFREDRRNITKTVKPLYYGAFGSYAPSYDSTFANLSKEESDLVYQTYGDESAAQYAESILNFAKDCDYTLTMVDNLLDLLTGGDHRKTKRVLEERRKFREEEERVRQLMTPAPPPTTQSTPAAALSDVRVDVTQLKTLADLGIETSFLDYFEKGSKEETAMQERLDQTTALLEKLQQVQNDRLSAPPPQHLGNIMQPSDTELNLAEKITESLTQLAKQVPPGAVVSIPAIRKAMGIAPDTASVGTATDPPPAPPQSATRSPDPPSPSLPATVDKSTSEDSSGGEEEGVGVDLESELREFLESDTALTNFPLHDDKTIEEMLSES; this is encoded by the exons ACAAACCTGGTCTTCGTTTGATTCTGAAAGTCGGCAGCTCTTCCACACCAGAACATAGTAACGACTCGCATGGTCCTGGTTTTGGTGGGGACGAAGAGTCAATGCAGTCAGTAGGATCCTTGCATCCAGGAAGGCCGGAGGACAGACTTCACAAGAAAgctaagaagaagaaaaagaagaaggaaAAGGATAAAGACAAGGATAGAGACAAACATGAcaaaaagaaaaaacaccatCATAAG GAGAAACGGAAGAGGCTGCGAGACGAGTCCAGTCAGGATGATGTGAGTGTGGGTGAAGAGTCACTTCAGGAGCCGCCCCCATCTAAGAGAGCTGCCGTCGACAAAACACCAGATGTCGGGGACACTCCTA TGTTGGGCAGCCCTGGCAGTAACCGCGAGCCGCGTCTGTGCGTGCAGTTGCTGAGACAGCGGCAGGAGCTGATGTCTGCTAAGAGTCCTCTCCAGAAGCTCCTGGATAACCTCCAGCAGAGCCTGGAGAAGAAAGACCCTCAGCAGTTTTTTGCTTGGCCTGTCACAGACCAGATCGCGCCCGGATACTCTCAGATCATCCACCAGCCGATGGACTTTAGCACTATGCACCAGAAGATAGAGGATAACAGCTACGGTACACTCAAGGACTATGTG GATGATTTCAAGCAGATGTGTGGGAATGCGATGATCTACAACCACCCAGAGACAATCTACTATAAGGCAGCCAAGCGTCTGTTACATGCGGGGCTCAAGCTGGTGTGTGAGGAGAAGTTACGTGCTCTGGCCGTTACGTCACCGTGGATACTACAGATACCAGCTCATCAACTGGGCGTGGAGTTGGGCACAGGTGGCATACGTGGCGACAGCGAAAGAGAAGAGGAAGAGGAAACGCCAGCGCCGGCGCAACCGGCTCGTCGTGGACCTAACTATCTCCCTGA GAGCAAGTTCGAAGCCATTCCCGACGATCTGACCGCAGAAGAGGTGCTGGAGCAAACCCGCAAAGCTGCCCAGAAAGTGAGGCAGAGGCTGGATCTCAAGAAAGTCAACACGAAG AAGGACGGAACAACGTCGCTGGCGATCCTGGTGCCGGGCGAGGGGCTGGACCCAGAGAGCAACGAGCGGCCGGTGTGTCTAGGTCAGCTGATTGGCAAGATACCGCACGGTTCGGGTGCACTGCAGGGCTTCCGCGAGGACCGTCGGAACATCACTAAGACTG TGAAGCCTCTGTATTACGGTGCATTCGGCTCATATGCACCATCATACGACTCCACTTTTGCCAACCTGTCAAAGGAAGAATCAGATCTGGTGTACCAAACATATGGAGACGAGTCCGCTGCACAGTATGCTGAAAG TATCCTGAACTTCGCCAAAGATTGCGATTACACGTTGACGATGGTAGACAATCTGCTGGATCTGCTGACGGGAGGTGATCATCGCAAGACTAAGCGGGTGTTGGAGGAGCGTCGTAAGTTCCGGGAGGAAGAGGAGAGAGTGAGGCAGCTCATGACACCTGCACCACCCCCCACCACTCAGTCCACACCTGCTGCAGCCCTCAGTGACGTCAGGGTGGATGTGACGCAGCTCAAGACACTGGCAGACCTCGGCATCGAGACTAGTTTCCTAGATTACTTTG AGAAAGGTAGCAAGGAGGAGACGGCCATGCAGGAACGGCTGGACCAGACAACCGCTCTGCTAGAGAAGCTGCAGCAAGTGCAGAACGACCGACTCAGCGCGCCTCCACCTCAGCACCTCGGCAACATCATGCAACCCTCGGACACTGAACTCAACCTTG CTGAGAAAATTACGGAGAGCCTGACGCAGCTAGCCAAACAGGTTCCTCCAGGTGCTGTGGTATCCATCCCGGCCATCAGGAAGGCCATGGGTATCGCCCCGGACACGGCCAGTGTGGGGACGGCAACTGACCCGCCTCCTGCCCCGCCCCAGTCCGCCACCCGTAGCCCTGACCCGCCATCTCCATCGCTGCCCGCCACTGTGGAC AAGTCCACATCAGAAGACAGCAGTGGAGGGGAGGAGGAGGGGGTGGGAGTGGACTTGGAGTCGGAGCTGAGGGAGTTTCTGGAGAGTGATACAGCCTTGACCAACTTTCCCCTTCACGACGACAAGACCATCGAAGAAATGCTCTCAGAgtcttaa
- the LOC124355364 gene encoding bromodomain-containing protein 7-like isoform X1, with product MALVSEDDFGPKKHKKHKRERNEDKPGLRLILKVGSSSTPEHSNDSHGPGFGGDEESMQSVGSLHPGRPEDRLHKKAKKKKKKKEKDKDKDRDKHDKKKKHHHKEKRKRLRDESSQDDVSVGEESLQEPPPSKRAAVDKTPDVGDTPMLGSPGSNREPRLCVQLLRQRQELMSAKSPLQKLLDNLQQSLEKKDPQQFFAWPVTDQIAPGYSQIIHQPMDFSTMHQKIEDNSYGTLKDYVDDFKQMCGNAMIYNHPETIYYKAAKRLLHAGLKLVCEEKLRALAVTSPWILQIPAHQLGVELGTGGIRGDSEREEEEETPAPAQPARRGPNYLPESKFEAIPDDLTAEEVLEQTRKAAQKVRQRLDLKKVNTKMGFLRTQKDGTTSLAILVPGEGLDPESNERPVCLGQLIGKIPHGSGALQGFREDRRNITKTVKPLYYGAFGSYAPSYDSTFANLSKEESDLVYQTYGDESAAQYAESILNFAKDCDYTLTMVDNLLDLLTGGDHRKTKRVLEERRKFREEEERVRQLMTPAPPPTTQSTPAAALSDVRVDVTQLKTLADLGIETSFLDYFEKGSKEETAMQERLDQTTALLEKLQQVQNDRLSAPPPQHLGNIMQPSDTELNLAEKITESLTQLAKQVPPGAVVSIPAIRKAMGIAPDTASVGTATDPPPAPPQSATRSPDPPSPSLPATVDKSTSEDSSGGEEEGVGVDLESELREFLESDTALTNFPLHDDKTIEEMLSES from the exons ACAAACCTGGTCTTCGTTTGATTCTGAAAGTCGGCAGCTCTTCCACACCAGAACATAGTAACGACTCGCATGGTCCTGGTTTTGGTGGGGACGAAGAGTCAATGCAGTCAGTAGGATCCTTGCATCCAGGAAGGCCGGAGGACAGACTTCACAAGAAAgctaagaagaagaaaaagaagaaggaaAAGGATAAAGACAAGGATAGAGACAAACATGAcaaaaagaaaaaacaccatCATAAG GAGAAACGGAAGAGGCTGCGAGACGAGTCCAGTCAGGATGATGTGAGTGTGGGTGAAGAGTCACTTCAGGAGCCGCCCCCATCTAAGAGAGCTGCCGTCGACAAAACACCAGATGTCGGGGACACTCCTA TGTTGGGCAGCCCTGGCAGTAACCGCGAGCCGCGTCTGTGCGTGCAGTTGCTGAGACAGCGGCAGGAGCTGATGTCTGCTAAGAGTCCTCTCCAGAAGCTCCTGGATAACCTCCAGCAGAGCCTGGAGAAGAAAGACCCTCAGCAGTTTTTTGCTTGGCCTGTCACAGACCAGATCGCGCCCGGATACTCTCAGATCATCCACCAGCCGATGGACTTTAGCACTATGCACCAGAAGATAGAGGATAACAGCTACGGTACACTCAAGGACTATGTG GATGATTTCAAGCAGATGTGTGGGAATGCGATGATCTACAACCACCCAGAGACAATCTACTATAAGGCAGCCAAGCGTCTGTTACATGCGGGGCTCAAGCTGGTGTGTGAGGAGAAGTTACGTGCTCTGGCCGTTACGTCACCGTGGATACTACAGATACCAGCTCATCAACTGGGCGTGGAGTTGGGCACAGGTGGCATACGTGGCGACAGCGAAAGAGAAGAGGAAGAGGAAACGCCAGCGCCGGCGCAACCGGCTCGTCGTGGACCTAACTATCTCCCTGA GAGCAAGTTCGAAGCCATTCCCGACGATCTGACCGCAGAAGAGGTGCTGGAGCAAACCCGCAAAGCTGCCCAGAAAGTGAGGCAGAGGCTGGATCTCAAGAAAGTCAACACGAAG ATGGGATTCCTGCGTACGCAGAAGGACGGAACAACGTCGCTGGCGATCCTGGTGCCGGGCGAGGGGCTGGACCCAGAGAGCAACGAGCGGCCGGTGTGTCTAGGTCAGCTGATTGGCAAGATACCGCACGGTTCGGGTGCACTGCAGGGCTTCCGCGAGGACCGTCGGAACATCACTAAGACTG TGAAGCCTCTGTATTACGGTGCATTCGGCTCATATGCACCATCATACGACTCCACTTTTGCCAACCTGTCAAAGGAAGAATCAGATCTGGTGTACCAAACATATGGAGACGAGTCCGCTGCACAGTATGCTGAAAG TATCCTGAACTTCGCCAAAGATTGCGATTACACGTTGACGATGGTAGACAATCTGCTGGATCTGCTGACGGGAGGTGATCATCGCAAGACTAAGCGGGTGTTGGAGGAGCGTCGTAAGTTCCGGGAGGAAGAGGAGAGAGTGAGGCAGCTCATGACACCTGCACCACCCCCCACCACTCAGTCCACACCTGCTGCAGCCCTCAGTGACGTCAGGGTGGATGTGACGCAGCTCAAGACACTGGCAGACCTCGGCATCGAGACTAGTTTCCTAGATTACTTTG AGAAAGGTAGCAAGGAGGAGACGGCCATGCAGGAACGGCTGGACCAGACAACCGCTCTGCTAGAGAAGCTGCAGCAAGTGCAGAACGACCGACTCAGCGCGCCTCCACCTCAGCACCTCGGCAACATCATGCAACCCTCGGACACTGAACTCAACCTTG CTGAGAAAATTACGGAGAGCCTGACGCAGCTAGCCAAACAGGTTCCTCCAGGTGCTGTGGTATCCATCCCGGCCATCAGGAAGGCCATGGGTATCGCCCCGGACACGGCCAGTGTGGGGACGGCAACTGACCCGCCTCCTGCCCCGCCCCAGTCCGCCACCCGTAGCCCTGACCCGCCATCTCCATCGCTGCCCGCCACTGTGGAC AAGTCCACATCAGAAGACAGCAGTGGAGGGGAGGAGGAGGGGGTGGGAGTGGACTTGGAGTCGGAGCTGAGGGAGTTTCTGGAGAGTGATACAGCCTTGACCAACTTTCCCCTTCACGACGACAAGACCATCGAAGAAATGCTCTCAGAgtcttaa